A genomic segment from Methanolobus zinderi encodes:
- a CDS encoding nitrilase-related carbon-nitrogen hydrolase: protein MTEVRIACIQTDICLCQKEKNIEKAIFMIDNALSQGAEIIVLPEVFSTGFCYDDMPGSAEYEGGSTLRKLSELTRDKGCIIISSIIEKISSDKGEKYFNLGFCIDNGVITGTYRKTHPFQKEKQYFSPGDSILPIKLQSKELTIGLQICYELRFPEVSRKLSLMGSDMLVTVAEFPKPRSDLWQTLVRARAIENQIPHIACNRTGSDPDKSFFGSSMIVDASGELVRKAGEEESILVYDIDTEKTSDVRKAITALDDRRPDLY, encoded by the coding sequence ATGACTGAAGTCAGAATTGCATGCATCCAGACAGATATATGCCTCTGCCAGAAAGAAAAGAATATAGAAAAAGCTATTTTCATGATAGATAACGCTCTCTCGCAGGGCGCAGAGATCATAGTACTCCCGGAAGTTTTCTCCACCGGTTTTTGTTATGATGATATGCCCGGTTCGGCCGAGTATGAGGGCGGATCGACCTTAAGGAAACTTTCCGAACTTACAAGAGACAAAGGTTGTATCATAATATCCTCTATCATCGAGAAAATATCATCAGATAAAGGGGAGAAATACTTCAACCTGGGATTTTGTATCGATAATGGTGTAATAACCGGTACCTATCGTAAAACCCATCCTTTCCAAAAGGAAAAGCAATATTTTTCCCCGGGTGATTCCATATTACCAATCAAACTGCAAAGCAAAGAACTTACAATAGGCCTTCAGATCTGTTATGAGCTGCGCTTCCCGGAAGTCTCCAGAAAGCTCAGTCTCATGGGTTCCGATATGCTGGTAACAGTTGCCGAGTTTCCAAAACCACGCAGTGATCTGTGGCAGACACTTGTCAGGGCAAGGGCCATAGAGAACCAGATACCTCATATTGCCTGCAACCGTACAGGCAGCGACCCCGATAAGTCCTTTTTCGGAAGTTCCATGATAGTGGACGCATCCGGCGAGCTTGTTAGAAAAGCAGGGGAAGAAGAGTCAATACTTGTGTATGATATAGACACAGAGAAGACATCAGATGTCAGGAAAGCTATAACAGCTCTTGATGACAGAAGGCCTGACCTGTACTGA
- a CDS encoding ATP-binding protein, giving the protein MQVPAALADNQDNTVRVGVFHNEPLVIIGQDGEVTGLYASIIETIAENEGWEIDYIPESLEDNLERLKNSEIDIMVSVPRSPEMSEEYILTNESVTTIWGVVYTYSGSDIGSMQDLQGKRIAVQSSDIFYKDLNASTSGSNSSYSFVETDSYSEVLSLVEKEEVDAGIVSNLYGESVEDDYSISGLSIVIAPTDMVFALSDGADPQMAETIDINVRQLKEDPQSVYYFAQSSQPNLNTWESPAWLKLSVGVGGGLLLLFIILSFVLKNKIETKTAELNSKNQELEVEVRERKAAETKLKLYFTQLKHSNELKDLFTDILRHDLINPATVIKGYVEYLIEYEENEQKISALKAIERNNLKLIEMIENAANLAKLESVEELDFEETDIGNILEEVVENLQPKADEKQISIDFRPEGKYTARVNRIIEEVFSNLLSNSIKYSPEGSTIEVVVSEFDDRSLKVSIMDEGEGIPDADKPLIFDRFERVGKTNIKGTGLGLAIVKRIMELHDGDVGVEDNPKGKGSLFWVTLHR; this is encoded by the coding sequence GTGCAGGTGCCCGCAGCCCTTGCGGACAATCAGGATAATACTGTCCGGGTAGGTGTTTTCCATAATGAACCTCTCGTAATTATTGGCCAGGACGGAGAAGTTACAGGCCTTTATGCCAGTATAATCGAGACGATCGCAGAGAACGAAGGATGGGAAATTGACTATATTCCGGAATCTCTGGAAGATAATCTTGAGAGGCTGAAGAATAGTGAGATCGATATTATGGTCTCTGTTCCCCGCTCACCGGAAATGAGTGAGGAGTATATCCTTACTAATGAAAGTGTCACGACCATCTGGGGTGTTGTATATACCTATTCAGGTTCGGATATTGGCTCCATGCAGGACCTTCAGGGAAAGAGAATAGCTGTCCAGAGCTCAGACATATTCTACAAAGACCTGAATGCAAGTACTTCCGGCAGTAATTCAAGCTATAGCTTTGTTGAAACAGACAGTTACAGCGAGGTTCTCAGTCTGGTGGAGAAGGAAGAAGTTGATGCCGGAATAGTTTCAAATCTTTACGGGGAATCCGTTGAAGATGATTATTCAATTTCCGGTCTGTCTATAGTAATAGCTCCTACTGACATGGTATTTGCTCTTTCGGACGGCGCGGACCCACAGATGGCAGAAACCATTGATATTAATGTCAGGCAACTGAAGGAGGACCCCCAATCAGTATACTACTTCGCACAGAGCAGCCAGCCGAATCTTAATACCTGGGAGAGCCCTGCATGGCTCAAACTCAGCGTTGGTGTCGGTGGCGGGCTTCTCCTGCTCTTCATTATTTTAAGCTTCGTCCTGAAGAACAAGATAGAGACAAAAACGGCGGAACTCAATTCAAAGAACCAGGAGCTTGAAGTAGAAGTGAGGGAGAGGAAAGCTGCAGAAACAAAACTCAAACTGTATTTCACCCAGCTCAAACATTCCAATGAGCTGAAGGACCTTTTCACGGATATACTCAGGCATGATCTGATAAATCCTGCCACAGTGATAAAAGGATATGTGGAGTACCTTATCGAATATGAGGAGAACGAACAGAAAATATCAGCCTTAAAAGCTATCGAAAGGAACAACCTGAAACTTATTGAAATGATCGAGAACGCAGCCAATCTGGCAAAGCTGGAAAGTGTTGAAGAGCTTGACTTTGAGGAAACGGACATAGGAAATATTCTGGAGGAGGTTGTGGAAAACCTTCAGCCAAAAGCCGATGAAAAACAGATAAGTATCGATTTCAGACCCGAAGGAAAATACACTGCAAGGGTAAACAGGATAATAGAGGAAGTATTCTCGAACCTGCTCTCCAACAGCATAAAATACTCACCCGAAGGATCAACGATAGAAGTTGTGGTTTCGGAATTTGATGACAGAAGCTTGAAGGTGTCGATAATGGATGAAGGAGAAGGAATCCCTGATGCCGACAAACCACTTATATTCGACCGTTTTGAACGTGTCGGAAAAACCAACATAAAGGGAACAGGATTGGGTCTTGCCATTGTAAAACGTATAATGGAACTGCATGACGGGGATGTGGGAGTGGAAGATAATCCCAAAGGAAAAGGAAGTTTATTCTGGGTTACACTTCACCGCTGA
- a CDS encoding radical SAM/SPASM domain-containing protein: protein MHITLVSYYKAKGTILIISVRFESKYMGSGKSEIIDITHGGVSGKVAIFIQKNNPSFYEKNILPSISLVQDFIIKPLVKKEIEKKLDEENYPIFEVIEIETINRCNGDCAFCPVNKKVDSRPFKLMERELFISIINQLSNLNFSGKLNLYSNNEPLLDERIIEFAEIARLNLPDGHIHLFTNGTLLTVEMFQKLIPNLDFLLIDNYHDNDTLNDPVQDIFDFIKEKQEFHKKVKIRLIRKNAIRTTRGGQAPNKSKISNLTSPCISPFNTFIVRPDGKISLCTRDALGTYTLGDLTKQSIVEIWNGKEFWTIRNKILQGRNKLNLCKDCDAFAYVPHNILSLFHVLRDK from the coding sequence ATGCATATTACTCTTGTTTCATACTACAAAGCTAAGGGCACTATTTTAATCATCAGTGTCAGATTTGAGAGTAAATATATGGGGTCTGGGAAATCTGAAATAATAGATATCACCCATGGAGGAGTAAGTGGTAAAGTAGCAATCTTTATTCAAAAAAACAATCCATCATTTTATGAAAAGAACATTCTTCCTTCCATATCGCTGGTACAGGATTTTATCATAAAACCCTTGGTAAAGAAAGAAATAGAAAAAAAACTTGATGAAGAAAATTACCCCATTTTTGAGGTTATTGAAATCGAAACGATAAATAGATGCAATGGTGATTGTGCTTTTTGTCCGGTTAACAAAAAAGTGGATTCTCGACCTTTTAAGTTGATGGAACGGGAACTGTTCATTTCTATAATTAATCAGTTGAGCAATTTAAATTTTTCAGGCAAGTTAAACCTTTATTCAAATAATGAGCCATTGCTAGATGAAAGAATTATAGAATTCGCTGAAATTGCGAGACTGAATTTGCCCGACGGACATATCCATTTATTTACAAATGGAACACTACTCACAGTGGAAATGTTCCAAAAACTGATTCCAAATCTGGATTTTCTCCTTATAGATAACTATCACGATAATGACACTCTTAATGATCCGGTCCAGGATATTTTTGATTTTATAAAGGAAAAGCAAGAATTTCATAAAAAAGTAAAAATCCGACTTATACGCAAGAATGCAATTAGAACAACGAGAGGTGGACAGGCACCAAATAAAAGTAAGATTTCTAATTTAACTTCTCCCTGTATTAGTCCATTCAATACTTTTATAGTCAGGCCGGATGGTAAAATAAGCCTGTGTACCCGAGATGCCCTTGGAACATATACTCTGGGAGATCTGACAAAACAAAGTATTGTAGAGATATGGAATGGCAAAGAATTCTGGACTATTAGAAATAAAATACTTCAGGGGAGAAATAAGCTCAATTTATGCAAGGATTGTGACGCATTTGCTTATGTGCCTCATAATATCTTAAGCTTGTTCCATGTTTTACGTGATAAATAA
- the leuS gene encoding leucine--tRNA ligase, with product MEQDYNPHAVENKWQSRWNESRVFEPEPDEREKFFITIPYPYLNGNLHAGHTRTFTIGDVVARHRRMLGYNVLYPMGFHVTGTPIVGLAELIANRDPQTMDVYSRLHKIPEDILPSLDTPEKIVDYFSVEAEIAMRSIGYSIDWRRKFTTTDPTYKKFIEWQFNLLHDKGLIVKGSHPVKWCPNDNNPVEDHDILHGEEATIVDYTFIKFEYDGMILPCATLRPETIFGVTNLWVNPDIEHVKVKVKQDGKEEFWIVSREAYNKLTYTDREVEFVEKVPSESIIGIKVKNPLTEKEIITLPASFVKGGNGSGIVMSVPAHAPYDYLAVKDLYDRDLSEYGITENVRDIEFISLIQVKEFGEYPAVDAVEQLGVVDQKDPKAEEATKLVYRREFHGGVLKENTGEYAGIAVSKIKDVLTRDLLDKGIGEIFYEFSEPVVCRCGTPCVVNMVKGQWFLNYSNPEWKDKVYRCIENMEIIPEEIRVEFNNKVDWLKDKACARKKGLGTRLPFDTDWLIESLGDSTIYMSYYITNKFFSNGILPEQLKPSLFDYVLLGKGTVQQVAKDTGLDEPLIANMKSDFDYWYPVDLRSSGKDLVPNHLLFFLFHHVAIFDEDRWPRALAVNGFVSLEGQKMSKSKGPILTLKEAVDTYGADVSRMYILSSAEQTQDADWRNAGVESAKKQMERFYKLAKEIIDSGASSGIDGELQLIDRWMLSRLQQFVRDTNNDMTSIRTRGALQNSFFLLYNDVKWYQRRGGSAVLYDVLDTWVRLMAPFTPHICEEIWSAMGHGEGDYVSLAPYPIFNPEYVDNDAELAEELIGNTLSDIEEIIKVTKLTPKKAVLYTAPSWKTEAFKLALKMLHEEDLNPGKLIKTLMSDPENRRYGKEIPKYVQKLVPDIKSMKTERLERLLGFDLDEQSILKENDRCLEKEIGCPVEVYTADDPDYDPENKSRFAAPLRPAIYLE from the coding sequence ATGGAACAGGATTATAATCCGCATGCAGTAGAAAATAAATGGCAGAGCCGCTGGAATGAAAGCCGGGTCTTCGAACCGGAACCCGACGAGAGGGAGAAGTTCTTCATAACGATCCCCTATCCTTACTTAAACGGTAACTTACACGCCGGACACACCAGGACCTTCACAATAGGCGATGTTGTCGCAAGACACAGGAGAATGCTGGGTTATAATGTACTCTACCCAATGGGTTTCCATGTAACAGGTACCCCTATAGTCGGACTTGCAGAACTTATCGCTAACAGGGATCCCCAGACAATGGATGTTTATTCCAGGTTGCACAAGATCCCTGAAGATATCCTGCCATCACTTGACACACCCGAGAAGATAGTGGACTATTTCAGTGTGGAAGCTGAGATCGCAATGCGCTCCATTGGTTATTCCATAGACTGGCGTAGGAAGTTCACAACCACAGATCCCACATATAAGAAGTTCATTGAATGGCAGTTCAACCTGCTGCATGACAAGGGCCTGATTGTAAAGGGATCACATCCTGTAAAATGGTGTCCTAATGACAATAATCCTGTAGAGGACCATGATATCCTCCACGGTGAAGAGGCAACGATTGTCGATTACACGTTCATCAAGTTCGAGTATGACGGTATGATCCTGCCATGTGCCACCCTGCGTCCCGAGACAATTTTCGGAGTCACGAACCTCTGGGTCAACCCTGATATCGAACATGTCAAAGTAAAGGTAAAACAGGACGGAAAAGAGGAGTTCTGGATAGTAAGCAGGGAAGCGTACAATAAGCTGACCTACACTGACAGGGAAGTAGAATTTGTGGAAAAAGTGCCCTCTGAATCTATAATAGGTATCAAGGTAAAGAATCCCCTCACAGAAAAAGAGATTATCACACTGCCCGCATCATTTGTAAAAGGAGGAAACGGAAGCGGAATAGTCATGAGTGTGCCGGCACACGCACCATATGACTATCTGGCGGTCAAAGACCTCTATGACAGGGATCTTTCCGAATATGGCATTACTGAAAATGTCCGGGATATAGAATTCATTTCACTTATCCAGGTAAAGGAGTTCGGAGAATATCCCGCTGTAGACGCTGTTGAGCAGCTCGGAGTAGTGGACCAGAAGGACCCGAAAGCAGAAGAGGCAACCAAACTCGTATACCGTCGCGAGTTCCACGGTGGTGTGCTCAAGGAGAATACCGGAGAGTACGCAGGAATTGCAGTCTCCAAGATCAAGGACGTACTCACCAGAGACCTTCTAGATAAAGGAATCGGAGAGATATTCTACGAATTCAGCGAGCCTGTTGTCTGTCGCTGCGGAACGCCATGTGTTGTGAACATGGTGAAGGGTCAGTGGTTCCTGAACTATTCCAACCCCGAGTGGAAGGATAAGGTCTACAGATGTATCGAGAATATGGAGATAATCCCTGAAGAGATAAGGGTGGAGTTCAACAACAAAGTAGACTGGCTCAAGGACAAGGCATGTGCCAGGAAGAAGGGACTCGGCACAAGACTGCCCTTTGACACGGACTGGCTTATCGAATCCCTTGGAGATTCGACTATCTACATGTCCTATTACATCACCAACAAGTTCTTCTCAAACGGCATACTTCCGGAACAGCTCAAACCCTCACTCTTTGATTATGTACTTCTTGGGAAAGGTACGGTACAGCAGGTTGCAAAGGATACAGGGCTTGATGAACCGCTCATTGCAAACATGAAGTCAGACTTCGATTACTGGTATCCGGTGGATCTCAGATCCTCAGGAAAGGACCTTGTACCAAATCACCTGCTCTTCTTCCTCTTCCACCATGTAGCGATATTCGACGAGGACAGGTGGCCCCGTGCGCTGGCAGTGAACGGTTTCGTATCCCTTGAAGGACAGAAGATGAGCAAGTCCAAGGGACCCATACTCACACTGAAGGAAGCAGTTGACACATACGGTGCAGATGTCTCACGTATGTACATCCTATCCAGTGCTGAGCAGACACAGGATGCTGACTGGAGAAATGCAGGTGTCGAGAGTGCCAAAAAGCAGATGGAAAGGTTCTACAAGCTGGCAAAGGAGATCATCGACTCAGGTGCAAGTTCGGGAATTGATGGAGAACTTCAGCTGATCGACCGCTGGATGCTCAGCAGGTTGCAGCAGTTCGTGAGAGATACAAATAATGACATGACATCCATCAGGACAAGGGGTGCCTTGCAGAATTCCTTCTTCCTGCTGTATAATGACGTCAAATGGTACCAGAGACGCGGCGGAAGCGCGGTACTCTATGACGTACTTGATACATGGGTACGCCTGATGGCACCTTTCACACCTCATATCTGTGAGGAGATCTGGTCTGCCATGGGACACGGTGAAGGAGACTATGTATCCCTGGCACCATATCCGATATTTAACCCGGAATATGTGGACAATGATGCAGAGCTTGCCGAAGAGCTTATAGGTAATACACTCTCGGACATCGAGGAGATTATCAAGGTCACAAAGCTCACCCCGAAGAAGGCTGTGCTGTATACGGCTCCTTCATGGAAGACAGAGGCTTTCAAACTTGCTCTGAAGATGCTGCATGAAGAGGATTTAAATCCCGGCAAGCTCATCAAGACACTTATGTCCGACCCCGAAAACCGCAGATACGGCAAGGAGATACCAAAGTATGTGCAGAAGCTTGTCCCGGACATCAAGAGTATGAAAACAGAGAGACTTGAAAGATTGCTTGGCTTTGACCTTGACGAGCAGAGCATACTCAAAGAGAACGACAGATGTCTTGAGAAGGAGATCGGATGTCCTGTTGAAGTATACACAGCAGACGATCCGGACTATGATCCCGAGAACAAGTCAAGGTTTGCAGCACCCCTGAGACCTGCCATATACCTTGAATAA
- the cgi121 gene encoding KEOPS complex subunit Cgi121, producing MDFKIFCGHTDIENVPRFLKRISDISSNNGTIIQAMNAEKIAGEKHIVFAIEKALRAIDNKSNAANDSGIEIMRYAAGKRQIGDAFSMGLHEGEMDLVFVVLGNPESISASIASLEKLISSKNVIEYGPGKRDAILSQFDIGEKEIEAAGEEMIPDLVLERVALVDLLK from the coding sequence ATGGATTTTAAGATATTCTGCGGTCACACGGATATAGAGAATGTTCCACGTTTTCTGAAGCGGATCTCTGATATCTCTTCAAATAACGGGACGATAATCCAGGCCATGAACGCAGAAAAGATCGCAGGAGAGAAGCATATTGTTTTTGCCATCGAGAAGGCACTACGTGCGATTGATAATAAATCCAACGCAGCCAATGATTCGGGAATTGAGATCATGAGGTACGCAGCAGGGAAAAGGCAGATAGGAGATGCTTTTTCCATGGGTTTACACGAAGGTGAAATGGACCTTGTGTTTGTAGTGCTGGGTAATCCGGAAAGTATATCCGCTTCTATCGCATCACTGGAAAAACTCATAAGCAGTAAAAATGTTATCGAATACGGTCCCGGCAAAAGGGATGCCATTCTCTCACAGTTCGATATAGGTGAAAAAGAGATTGAGGCCGCGGGAGAAGAAATGATACCCGATCTGGTTCTCGAGAGGGTGGCCCTTGTGGACTTACTGAAATAA